A window from Streptomyces subrutilus encodes these proteins:
- the dnaJ gene encoding molecular chaperone DnaJ: MATDYYAVLGVRRDASQDEIKKAFRRLARELHPDVNPDPKTQERFKEINAAYEVLSDPQKKQVYDLGGDPLSSSGGGGAGGFGAGGFGNFSDIMDAFFGQSQQRGPRSRTRRGQDAMIRLDLELDEAAFGTTKDIQVDTAVVCTTCSGEGAAPGTSAQTCDMCRGRGEVSQVTRSFLGQVMTSRPCPQCQGFGTVVPTPCPECAGDGRVRSRRSLTVKIPAGVENGTRIQLAGEGEVGPGGGPAGDLYVEIHELPHPTFQRRGDDLHCTVTIPMTAASLGTKCPLETLDGLEEIDIRPGTQSGQAIPLHGRGVTHLRGGGRGDLIVHVEVTTPSKLDAQQEELLRQLAKLRGEERPTGQFAPGQQGLFSRLKDAFNGR, translated from the coding sequence GTGGCCACGGACTACTACGCCGTTCTCGGCGTGCGCCGCGACGCTTCCCAGGACGAGATCAAGAAGGCATTCCGGCGGCTTGCGCGCGAGCTGCACCCGGATGTGAACCCCGATCCCAAGACGCAAGAGCGTTTCAAGGAGATCAACGCGGCGTACGAGGTGCTCTCGGACCCGCAGAAGAAGCAGGTCTACGACCTCGGCGGCGACCCGCTGTCCTCCTCGGGCGGCGGCGGTGCCGGCGGCTTCGGAGCGGGCGGCTTCGGCAACTTCTCCGACATCATGGACGCCTTCTTCGGCCAGAGCCAGCAGCGCGGACCGCGCTCGCGGACCCGCCGGGGCCAGGACGCCATGATCCGCCTGGACCTGGAACTGGACGAGGCGGCCTTCGGGACCACCAAGGACATCCAGGTCGACACGGCCGTCGTCTGCACCACCTGCTCCGGCGAGGGCGCCGCCCCCGGCACCTCCGCGCAGACCTGTGACATGTGCCGCGGACGCGGCGAGGTCTCCCAGGTCACCCGGTCCTTCCTCGGCCAGGTCATGACCTCGCGCCCCTGCCCGCAGTGCCAGGGCTTCGGCACCGTCGTCCCGACCCCGTGCCCCGAGTGCGCGGGCGACGGCCGGGTCCGCTCCCGCCGCAGCCTCACCGTCAAGATCCCGGCGGGCGTCGAGAACGGCACCCGCATCCAGCTCGCGGGCGAGGGCGAGGTCGGCCCCGGCGGCGGCCCCGCCGGCGACCTGTACGTGGAGATCCACGAGCTGCCGCACCCCACCTTCCAGCGCCGCGGCGACGACCTGCACTGCACGGTCACCATCCCCATGACCGCGGCGTCACTGGGCACCAAGTGCCCGCTGGAGACGCTGGACGGGCTGGAGGAGATCGACATCAGGCCCGGCACCCAGTCCGGCCAGGCCATCCCGCTGCACGGGCGCGGCGTCACGCACCTGCGCGGCGGCGGCCGCGGCGACCTCATCGTGCACGTCGAGGTCACCACGCCGAGCAAGCTGGACGCCCAGCAGGAGGAGCTGCTGCGCCAGCTGGCGAAGCTGCGCGGCGAGGAGCGGCCCACCGGGCAGTTCGCGCCCGGGCAGCAGGGCCTGTTCAGCCGCCTGAAGGACGCCTTCAACGGCCGCTGA
- a CDS encoding nitronate monooxygenase: protein MSSAPNGLLFPYPIVQAPMAGGASCPPLAAAVCEAGGLGFLAGGYKTADGMYQEIKQVRALTRRPFGVNLFMPQTGYVDPAAVEAYRGQLAGEASWYAVSLADEDIIGTSDDGYEAKLAILLEDPVPVVSFTFGCPAAAALAALRAAGTYTVVTVTSVEEARAVQEAGADAVCVQGVEAGGHQGTHWDDPQADGTAAVGLLALVALVREAVALPIIAAGGVMRGSQIAALLAVGVEAAQLGTAFLVCPESGADPQHKKALTDPLFVRTELTRAFSGRPARGLVNRFVREHGPYAPAAYPQVHQLTSGLRKAAAAAGDPQGMALWAGQGHRMARTLPAGELVEVLAAETATAQSTLKTLQTRSTS, encoded by the coding sequence ATGTCCTCCGCACCGAACGGTCTTCTTTTTCCGTACCCGATCGTGCAGGCTCCCATGGCGGGCGGTGCCTCGTGCCCGCCGCTCGCCGCCGCCGTGTGCGAGGCGGGCGGACTGGGCTTCCTGGCCGGCGGCTACAAGACCGCCGACGGCATGTACCAGGAGATCAAACAGGTACGGGCGCTCACCCGGCGCCCCTTCGGCGTCAACCTCTTCATGCCCCAGACCGGATACGTGGACCCGGCCGCCGTCGAGGCCTACCGGGGGCAGCTGGCCGGCGAGGCCAGCTGGTACGCGGTCTCCCTCGCCGACGAGGACATCATCGGCACCAGCGACGACGGCTACGAGGCCAAGCTCGCCATCCTCCTCGAAGACCCGGTGCCCGTCGTCTCCTTCACCTTCGGCTGCCCCGCCGCCGCGGCCCTCGCCGCCCTGCGCGCGGCCGGCACGTACACCGTCGTCACGGTGACCTCCGTCGAGGAGGCCCGCGCCGTGCAGGAGGCGGGCGCCGACGCGGTCTGCGTCCAGGGCGTGGAGGCCGGCGGCCACCAGGGCACCCACTGGGACGACCCGCAGGCCGACGGCACCGCCGCGGTCGGCCTGCTCGCGCTCGTGGCCCTGGTGCGGGAGGCCGTCGCCCTGCCGATCATCGCCGCCGGCGGGGTGATGCGGGGCTCGCAGATCGCGGCGCTGCTGGCCGTCGGCGTGGAGGCGGCCCAGCTCGGGACCGCCTTCCTGGTGTGCCCGGAGTCGGGGGCCGACCCGCAGCACAAGAAGGCCCTGACGGATCCGCTGTTCGTCAGGACCGAGCTGACGCGCGCCTTCTCCGGCCGGCCGGCGCGGGGACTGGTCAACCGGTTCGTACGGGAGCACGGGCCGTACGCCCCGGCCGCGTACCCGCAGGTCCACCAGCTGACCTCGGGGCTGCGCAAGGCGGCCGCCGCGGCCGGCGACCCGCAGGGCATGGCCCTGTGGGCCGGCCAGGGGCACCGGATGGCGCGCACGCTGCCGGCCGGCGAGCTGGTGGAGGTGCTGGCGGCCGAGACGGCCACGGCGCAGAGCACGTTGAAGACACTGCAGACGAGGAGCACGTCATGA
- a CDS encoding 16S rRNA (uracil(1498)-N(3))-methyltransferase has translation MTAPVFVVEEVPPGPEFVLDGPEGRHAVSVKRLNPGEAVVLADGRGRWAEAVVKAAEGKDRLVVTVSGVFEEAEPAVRITVVQALPKGDRGELAVETMTETGVDAVVPWQASRCITQWRGERGAKALAKWRATAREAGKQSRRVRFPEVAEALSTRQVAALLAGADLAVVLHEDRDTPSQALATAELPAAGSVVLVVGPEGGVSPDELAVFADAGARPYRLGRSVLRTSTAGTAATAVLLARTGRWN, from the coding sequence ATGACCGCCCCGGTGTTCGTGGTCGAAGAGGTCCCGCCGGGCCCGGAGTTCGTCCTGGACGGCCCCGAGGGCCGGCACGCGGTCTCGGTGAAGCGGCTCAATCCGGGCGAGGCCGTGGTCCTCGCGGACGGACGCGGCCGGTGGGCCGAAGCCGTGGTGAAGGCCGCCGAGGGCAAGGACCGGCTCGTCGTGACCGTGTCCGGGGTCTTCGAGGAGGCCGAGCCCGCGGTGCGGATCACCGTGGTCCAGGCCCTGCCCAAGGGGGACCGCGGCGAGCTCGCGGTGGAGACCATGACCGAGACCGGCGTCGACGCGGTCGTGCCGTGGCAGGCCTCGCGCTGCATCACGCAGTGGCGCGGCGAGCGGGGCGCCAAGGCGCTGGCCAAGTGGCGGGCCACCGCCCGCGAGGCCGGCAAGCAGTCCCGCCGCGTCCGCTTCCCGGAGGTGGCCGAGGCACTCTCCACCCGGCAGGTCGCGGCGCTGCTGGCCGGGGCCGACCTGGCCGTGGTGCTGCACGAGGACCGCGACACCCCCTCGCAGGCGCTGGCCACGGCGGAACTTCCGGCGGCCGGGTCCGTCGTCCTGGTCGTCGGCCCCGAGGGCGGCGTCTCGCCGGATGAGCTGGCCGTCTTCGCCGACGCGGGAGCCCGCCCGTACCGGCTGGGCCGCTCGGTCCTGCGGACCTCCACCGCCGGCACGGCGGCGACGGCGGTGCTGCTGGCGCGGACGGGACGCTGGAACTGA
- a CDS encoding histidine triad nucleotide-binding protein, with translation MAGEPQADCLFCKIVNGEVPATVVRETETTVAFRDINPKAPTHVLVIPKVHYPDAASLAAAEPGVAADVLREAGQVAADEKVDGEGYRVVFNTGAGAGQTVFHAHAHVLGGRGLQWPPG, from the coding sequence ATGGCCGGGGAACCGCAGGCCGACTGCCTGTTCTGCAAGATCGTCAACGGAGAGGTCCCGGCCACGGTGGTCCGGGAGACCGAGACGACCGTCGCCTTCCGGGACATCAACCCGAAGGCACCCACGCACGTGCTCGTCATCCCCAAGGTCCACTACCCCGACGCCGCGTCCCTCGCCGCCGCCGAACCGGGCGTCGCGGCCGACGTGCTGCGCGAGGCCGGACAGGTGGCCGCCGACGAGAAGGTCGACGGCGAGGGCTACCGGGTCGTCTTCAACACCGGCGCGGGCGCCGGCCAGACCGTCTTCCACGCCCACGCGCACGTCCTGGGCGGCCGCGGCCTCCAGTGGCCCCCCGGATAG
- a CDS encoding ribonuclease Z has translation MSVREFVVLGTASQVPTRHRNHNGYLLRWDGEGILFDPGEGTQRQMLRAGVAAHDINRICVTHFHGDHSLGLAGVIQRINLDRVPHPVTAHYPASGQQFFDRLRYATAYRETVALREEPVARDGVLARGPSYVLEARLLSHPVESFGYRLTEPDGRRMVPELLARHGITGPDVGRLQREGRLGGVTLDEVSEARPGQRFGFVMDTRLCDGVTELARGCDMLVIESTFLDEDERLATDHGHLTAGQAAGVAREAGVRHLVLTHFSQRYAEPAEFERQARTAGFEGELTVAADLVRVPLPKRSA, from the coding sequence GTGTCCGTACGCGAGTTCGTGGTGCTGGGCACCGCCAGCCAGGTGCCCACCCGCCACCGCAACCACAACGGCTACCTGCTGCGCTGGGACGGCGAGGGCATCCTCTTCGACCCGGGCGAGGGCACCCAGCGCCAGATGCTGCGGGCCGGGGTGGCCGCGCACGACATCAACCGGATCTGCGTCACCCACTTCCACGGTGACCACAGCCTCGGACTGGCCGGGGTGATCCAGCGGATCAACCTCGACCGGGTTCCGCACCCCGTCACGGCGCACTACCCCGCGTCGGGGCAGCAGTTCTTCGACCGGCTGCGGTACGCCACGGCGTACCGCGAGACGGTGGCGCTCCGCGAGGAACCGGTCGCGCGGGACGGGGTCCTCGCGCGCGGGCCCTCGTACGTCCTGGAGGCGCGGCTGCTCTCGCACCCGGTGGAGTCCTTCGGGTACCGGCTGACCGAACCGGACGGTCGGCGCATGGTGCCGGAGCTGCTGGCGCGGCACGGGATCACGGGGCCGGACGTGGGCCGGCTCCAGCGCGAGGGACGGCTGGGCGGGGTGACCCTGGACGAGGTGAGCGAGGCCCGGCCCGGGCAGCGGTTCGGGTTCGTCATGGACACCCGGCTGTGCGACGGGGTGACGGAGCTGGCGCGGGGCTGCGACATGCTGGTGATCGAGTCGACGTTCCTCGACGAGGACGAGCGGCTGGCCACCGACCACGGGCACCTCACCGCCGGGCAGGCGGCCGGGGTGGCGCGGGAGGCGGGCGTACGGCACCTGGTCCTGACCCACTTCTCGCAGCGGTACGCGGAACCGGCGGAGTTCGAACGGCAGGCGCGGACCGCGGGGTTCGAGGGCGAGCTGACGGTGGCGGCGGACCTGGTCCGGGTCCCCCTGCCGAAACGCAGCGCCTGA
- a CDS encoding carbohydrate kinase family protein — translation MTSRDSFDSLSAPVDPLGPLRDPQEPGCDVFLTGTVFLDIIFTGLDSAPVRGTESWARGMGSSPGGVANMATALARLGLRTSLAAAFGDDHYGEYCWDALEQGEGIDLSMSRTVPGWHSPVTVSMAYEGERTMVSHGHEAPPPSGPGPFPQCPPRARAAVASLGPGRGEPWIGEAARRGSRVFADVGWDESGRWDLGALADLEHCEAFLPNAGEAMRYTRTDCPRAAARALAEKVPIAVVTMGAEGSYAVDGLTGETAHVPGITVDALDPTGAGDVYVAGFLTGTLAGWPLADRLAFAGLTAALSVQEFGGSLSAPGWPEVAHWWHAAPLELRGRFAFLDDLMPPGTTPAARRRAVPTIGFRHSA, via the coding sequence GTGACCAGTCGGGACAGCTTCGACAGCCTCTCAGCACCCGTGGACCCGCTCGGTCCGCTGCGCGACCCCCAGGAACCCGGCTGCGACGTCTTCCTGACCGGAACGGTCTTCCTCGACATCATCTTCACCGGCCTCGACTCCGCCCCGGTGCGCGGTACGGAATCCTGGGCGCGCGGCATGGGCTCCAGTCCCGGCGGCGTCGCCAACATGGCCACCGCCCTGGCCCGGCTCGGCCTGCGCACCTCTCTGGCCGCCGCCTTCGGGGACGACCACTACGGCGAGTACTGCTGGGACGCCCTCGAACAGGGCGAGGGCATCGACCTGTCGATGTCGCGCACCGTTCCCGGCTGGCACAGCCCGGTGACCGTCTCGATGGCGTACGAGGGCGAGCGCACGATGGTCTCGCACGGCCACGAGGCTCCGCCGCCGTCCGGCCCCGGCCCCTTCCCGCAGTGCCCGCCGCGCGCCCGGGCCGCCGTGGCCTCCCTGGGGCCGGGCCGGGGCGAGCCGTGGATCGGCGAGGCCGCGCGGCGCGGTTCGCGGGTCTTCGCGGACGTGGGGTGGGACGAGAGCGGCCGCTGGGACCTGGGCGCCCTGGCCGACCTGGAGCACTGCGAGGCCTTCCTGCCGAACGCGGGCGAGGCGATGCGGTACACGCGGACGGACTGCCCGCGCGCGGCGGCCCGGGCCCTGGCCGAGAAGGTGCCGATCGCGGTGGTGACCATGGGCGCGGAGGGCTCGTACGCGGTGGACGGGCTCACCGGGGAGACCGCGCACGTCCCGGGGATCACGGTGGACGCGCTGGACCCGACGGGGGCCGGCGACGTGTACGTGGCGGGCTTCCTCACCGGGACCCTGGCCGGCTGGCCGCTCGCGGACCGGCTGGCCTTCGCCGGTCTGACGGCGGCGCTGTCCGTCCAGGAGTTCGGCGGCTCGCTCTCGGCGCCCGGCTGGCCCGAGGTCGCCCACTGGTGGCACGCGGCGCCGCTGGAGCTGCGCGGCCGGTTCGCGTTCCTGGACGACCTGATGCCGCCGGGCACGACCCCGGCCGCCCGGCGACGCGCGGTGCCGACGATCGGCTTCCGCCACTCCGCGTGA
- a CDS encoding PhoH family protein, whose translation MTQTPTSHTPAPGQARAHFTVPATHPMVTVLGSGDVLLRVIERAFPKADIHVRGNQVSAVGEAAEVALIQRLFDEMMLVLRTGQPMTEDAVERSIAMLKASGNGNGPDETPAEVLTQNILSSRGRTIRPMTLNQKRYVDAIDKNTIVFGIGPAGTGKTYLAMAKAVQALQSKQVSRIILTRPAVEAGERLGFLPGTLFDKIDPYLRPLYDALHDMIDPDSIPRLMAAGTIEVAPLAYMRGRTLNEAFVVLDEAQNTTTEQMKMFLTRLGFDSKIVVTGDVTQVDLPGGAKSGLRQVQDILDGVPDIHFSRLTSEDVVRHKLVGRIVDAYEKYDESRPAPGGHQRK comes from the coding sequence ATGACGCAGACACCGACATCCCACACCCCGGCGCCCGGGCAGGCGCGAGCCCACTTCACCGTTCCGGCCACGCACCCGATGGTCACGGTGCTCGGCTCGGGCGACGTGCTCCTGCGCGTGATCGAGAGGGCCTTCCCGAAGGCCGACATCCATGTTCGGGGAAACCAGGTCAGCGCGGTCGGCGAGGCGGCGGAAGTCGCCCTCATCCAGCGCCTGTTCGACGAGATGATGCTGGTGCTCCGCACCGGTCAGCCGATGACGGAGGACGCAGTGGAACGCTCGATCGCCATGCTCAAGGCGAGCGGCAATGGCAACGGGCCCGATGAGACGCCCGCCGAGGTGCTCACCCAGAACATCCTCTCCAGCCGCGGCCGCACCATCCGCCCCATGACCCTCAACCAGAAGCGGTACGTCGACGCGATCGACAAGAACACGATCGTCTTCGGCATCGGGCCGGCCGGTACCGGCAAGACCTACCTCGCCATGGCCAAGGCCGTCCAGGCCCTCCAGTCCAAGCAGGTCAGCCGCATCATCCTGACCCGGCCGGCCGTCGAGGCGGGGGAGCGGCTCGGCTTCCTGCCGGGCACCCTCTTCGACAAGATCGACCCGTACCTGCGCCCGCTCTACGACGCGCTGCACGACATGATCGACCCGGACTCCATCCCGCGGCTGATGGCGGCCGGCACCATCGAGGTGGCGCCGCTGGCCTACATGCGGGGCCGGACGCTCAACGAGGCGTTCGTCGTCCTCGACGAGGCGCAGAACACCACCACCGAGCAGATGAAGATGTTCCTGACCCGCCTCGGCTTCGACTCGAAGATCGTCGTCACCGGCGACGTGACCCAGGTCGACCTCCCCGGCGGTGCCAAGAGCGGACTGCGGCAGGTGCAGGACATCCTGGACGGGGTGCCGGACATCCACTTCTCGCGGCTCACGTCCGAGGATGTCGTCCGCCACAAGCTGGTCGGCCGTATCGTCGACGCGTACGAGAAGTACGACGAGAGCCGGCCGGCCCCGGGCGGCCATCAGCGGAAGTAG
- the ybeY gene encoding rRNA maturation RNase YbeY codes for MSIDVNNESGTEVDEQAILDIARYALTRMRIHPLSELSVIVIDEGAMEQLHIQWMDLPGPTDVMSFPMDELRPPAKDEEEPPQGLLGDIVLCPEVAKKQGEEAPTRHSMDEELQLLTVHGVLHLLGYDHEEPDEKAEMFGLQAAIVDGWRGERGMTGASPAPTVS; via the coding sequence ATGTCGATCGACGTCAACAACGAGTCCGGAACCGAGGTCGACGAGCAGGCGATCCTCGACATCGCCCGCTACGCGCTCACCCGGATGCGGATCCACCCGCTCTCCGAGCTCTCCGTCATCGTGATCGACGAGGGGGCGATGGAGCAGCTCCACATCCAGTGGATGGACCTGCCCGGACCCACCGACGTCATGTCCTTCCCGATGGACGAGCTGCGTCCGCCGGCCAAGGACGAGGAGGAGCCCCCGCAGGGGCTCCTCGGTGACATCGTGCTCTGCCCCGAGGTAGCGAAGAAGCAGGGCGAGGAGGCCCCGACGCGGCACTCCATGGACGAGGAGCTCCAGCTCCTCACCGTCCACGGGGTGCTGCACCTGCTGGGGTACGACCACGAGGAGCCGGACGAGAAGGCCGAGATGTTCGGGCTCCAGGCGGCCATCGTCGACGGCTGGCGCGGCGAGCGCGGAATGACCGGGGCGTCTCCCGCCCCGACCGTCTCGTGA
- a CDS encoding hemolysin family protein, with translation MNAAQLITGAVLLVVVAWFAACAESGIARISGFRAEQAVREGRRGSAKLAQVASDPTRYLNVALLVRVTCEMAAGVLVTYVCLDEFGENWTALLVAIAVMVLVSFVAVGVSPRTIGRQHPLNTATAAAYVLVPLARVMGPIPQLLILIGNALTPGKGFRKGPFASEAELRAMVDLAEKESLIEDDERRMVHQVFELGDTLVREVMVPRTDLVCIERYKTIRQATTLALRSGFSRIPVTGENEDDIVGIVYLKDLVRKTHISREAESDLVSTVMRPAVFVPDTKNAGDLLREMQLVRNHVAVVIDEYGGTAGIVTIEDILEEIVGEITDEYDRELPPVEELGGDRYRVTARLDITDLGELFKVEAFDDEDVETVGGLLAKALGRVPIAGASALVELPDGRPLRLTAESTAGRRNKIVTVLVEPVVPAAGEGEEGE, from the coding sequence GTGAACGCCGCGCAGCTGATCACCGGCGCCGTCCTGCTGGTCGTGGTGGCGTGGTTCGCGGCGTGCGCCGAGTCCGGGATCGCCCGGATCTCCGGCTTCCGTGCCGAGCAGGCCGTGCGCGAGGGGCGGCGCGGCAGCGCCAAGCTGGCCCAGGTGGCCTCCGACCCGACCCGCTACCTGAACGTGGCGCTGCTGGTCCGGGTGACCTGCGAGATGGCGGCGGGCGTGCTCGTCACGTACGTCTGCCTGGACGAGTTCGGCGAGAACTGGACCGCGCTGCTGGTCGCGATCGCCGTGATGGTCCTGGTCTCCTTCGTCGCGGTCGGGGTCTCGCCCCGCACGATCGGCCGCCAGCACCCGCTGAACACCGCGACGGCGGCCGCCTACGTACTGGTGCCGCTGGCCAGGGTCATGGGGCCGATCCCGCAGCTGCTGATCCTCATCGGCAACGCGCTCACGCCCGGGAAGGGCTTCCGCAAGGGGCCGTTCGCCTCCGAGGCCGAGCTGCGCGCGATGGTGGACCTCGCGGAGAAGGAATCGCTGATCGAGGACGACGAGCGCCGCATGGTGCACCAGGTCTTCGAGCTGGGCGACACCCTGGTGCGCGAGGTGATGGTGCCGCGCACCGACCTGGTCTGCATCGAGCGGTACAAGACGATCCGCCAGGCGACCACGCTCGCGCTGCGGTCCGGTTTCTCGCGCATCCCGGTGACCGGGGAGAACGAGGACGACATCGTCGGGATCGTGTACCTGAAGGACCTGGTCCGCAAGACCCACATCAGCCGGGAGGCCGAGTCCGACCTGGTCTCGACGGTGATGCGGCCGGCGGTCTTCGTGCCCGACACCAAGAACGCGGGCGACCTGCTGCGCGAGATGCAGCTCGTGCGCAACCACGTGGCCGTCGTCATCGACGAGTACGGCGGCACGGCGGGCATCGTCACGATCGAGGACATCCTGGAGGAGATCGTCGGCGAGATCACCGACGAGTACGACCGCGAGCTGCCGCCGGTCGAGGAGCTGGGCGGGGACCGCTACCGGGTCACCGCGCGGCTGGACATCACGGACCTCGGGGAGCTGTTCAAGGTCGAGGCCTTCGACGACGAGGACGTGGAGACCGTGGGCGGGCTGCTGGCCAAGGCCCTGGGCCGGGTGCCGATCGCGGGCGCCTCGGCGCTGGTGGAGCTGCCGGACGGGCGCCCGCTGCGGCTGACCGCCGAATCGACGGCGGGGCGCCGCAACAAGATCGTGACGGTGCTGGTCGAGCCGGTGGTCCCGGCGGCCGGCGAAGGCGAGGAGGGCGAATGA
- a CDS encoding MmcQ/YjbR family DNA-binding protein, with translation MTPEALRELCLSFNAAVEEFPFTPETSVFKVLGKMFALTALDAEPLKVNLKCEPEQAVRLREEHEAVAPGYHMNKRHWNTVTAGGPGGLPDALLRELVEDSYDLVVAGLPRAERLRLDRP, from the coding sequence ATGACCCCGGAGGCGCTGCGGGAGCTGTGCCTGTCCTTCAACGCGGCGGTGGAGGAGTTCCCCTTCACGCCGGAGACCTCGGTGTTCAAGGTGCTGGGCAAGATGTTCGCCCTGACGGCCCTGGACGCGGAGCCGCTGAAGGTCAACCTCAAGTGCGAGCCGGAGCAGGCGGTGCGGCTGCGCGAGGAGCACGAGGCGGTCGCGCCGGGCTACCACATGAACAAGCGGCACTGGAACACGGTGACCGCGGGCGGGCCCGGCGGACTGCCGGACGCGCTGCTGCGGGAGCTGGTCGAGGACTCGTACGACCTCGTCGTGGCGGGTCTGCCCAGGGCGGAGCGGCTGCGGCTCGACCGCCCGTGA
- a CDS encoding cytidine deaminase — protein MTDSTGIDPEDSKIITLARSARARNGVPEGAAVRDETGRTYVAGTVDLASLKLSALQTAVAMAVASGARSLEAAAVVSAADAPADADRAAVRDLGGPDTPVLLAGPDGTLRSTTPAG, from the coding sequence ATGACCGACAGCACCGGGATCGACCCCGAGGACAGCAAGATCATCACGCTGGCGCGCAGCGCCCGGGCCCGCAACGGCGTGCCCGAGGGGGCCGCGGTGCGCGACGAGACGGGCCGCACCTACGTCGCCGGGACCGTGGACCTCGCCTCCCTCAAGCTCAGCGCTCTGCAGACCGCCGTCGCGATGGCGGTGGCGAGCGGGGCGCGGTCGCTGGAGGCCGCGGCCGTGGTCAGTGCCGCCGACGCCCCGGCCGACGCCGACCGCGCGGCCGTCCGCGACCTCGGCGGCCCGGACACCCCGGTCCTGCTGGCCGGCCCGGACGGCACCCTGCGGTCCACCACCCCGGCCGGCTGA
- a CDS encoding MFS transporter yields the protein MTHTAPASTPLRPAPRPAGRVHRAWFVAAAAFVTIIGAAGFASLPGLLIEPLHAEFDWSRGTIGLAVSVNLALYGLTAPFAAALMDRFGIRRVVSVALLVIAGGALATVWMTAAWQLVLLWGVVVGLGSGAMALAFAATVTNRWFTARRGLVTGILTAAGASGQLVFLPLLAWLVERHGWRPAAVTVALAAVAVVPLVWLLLRDHPADVGLAPYGGAYAPRPAPVPGAARRAVRVLAGAARTGPFWLLAGTFAICGASTNGLVRTHFVPAAHDHGMPVTAAAGLLAVIGVFDVVGTVASGWFTDRFEARRLLAVYYALRGVSLLFLPMLLAPSVRPPLVFFIVFYGLDWVATVPPTIALCREQYGDDGAIVFGWVLASHQVGAAVVAFLGGVARDAFGSYDVVWYASGALCAVAALMAMVIRRRSPGAPSTAAA from the coding sequence GTGACCCACACCGCACCCGCCTCCACGCCCCTCCGGCCCGCTCCTCGGCCGGCGGGGCGCGTCCACCGCGCGTGGTTCGTCGCGGCCGCCGCCTTCGTGACGATCATCGGCGCCGCCGGCTTCGCCTCCCTGCCGGGCCTGCTCATCGAACCGCTGCACGCCGAGTTCGACTGGTCGCGCGGCACGATCGGGCTGGCCGTCTCGGTCAACCTCGCGCTGTACGGGCTCACCGCGCCCTTCGCGGCGGCGCTGATGGACCGCTTCGGCATCCGCCGGGTCGTCTCGGTGGCCCTGCTCGTCATAGCGGGCGGGGCGCTGGCCACCGTGTGGATGACCGCGGCCTGGCAACTGGTGCTGCTGTGGGGCGTGGTGGTGGGCCTCGGCAGCGGCGCGATGGCCCTGGCCTTCGCGGCGACGGTGACGAACCGCTGGTTCACCGCCCGGCGCGGGCTGGTCACCGGCATCCTGACCGCGGCCGGCGCCTCCGGGCAGCTGGTCTTCCTGCCGCTGCTGGCCTGGCTGGTGGAGCGGCACGGCTGGCGGCCGGCGGCGGTGACCGTCGCCCTGGCGGCGGTGGCGGTCGTCCCGCTGGTCTGGCTGCTGCTGCGCGACCACCCGGCGGACGTGGGCCTCGCCCCGTACGGAGGCGCGTACGCGCCCCGGCCCGCTCCCGTGCCGGGGGCCGCGCGCCGGGCCGTGCGGGTGCTGGCCGGGGCCGCGCGCACGGGGCCGTTCTGGCTGCTGGCGGGCACCTTCGCGATCTGCGGGGCCTCGACGAACGGCCTGGTGCGCACCCACTTCGTCCCGGCGGCCCACGACCACGGCATGCCGGTGACGGCGGCGGCGGGGCTGCTGGCGGTGATCGGCGTGTTCGACGTGGTCGGCACGGTGGCCTCGGGCTGGTTCACCGACCGTTTCGAGGCCCGGCGCCTGCTGGCCGTCTACTACGCGCTGCGCGGGGTGTCGCTGCTGTTCCTGCCGATGCTGCTGGCCCCGTCCGTGCGCCCGCCGCTGGTCTTCTTCATCGTCTTCTACGGCCTGGACTGGGTCGCGACCGTGCCGCCGACCATCGCGCTGTGCCGGGAGCAGTACGGGGACGACGGGGCGATCGTCTTCGGCTGGGTCCTCGCCTCCCACCAGGTCGGCGCGGCGGTGGTGGCGTTCCTGGGCGGCGTGGCGCGGGACGCCTTCGGCTCGTACGACGTGGTCTGGTACGCGTCGGGGGCGCTGTGCGCGGTGGCCGCGCTGATGGCCATGGTGATCCGCCGCCGCTCCCCCGGCGCCCCCTCGACGGCGGCGGCCTGA